Genomic DNA from Leptotrichia wadei:
AATTTTAAAGCTATCTTAAAATTTAAAAACTAAAATATATGTCCCTCATCCGAATAACTAACTTTTATTGCTAACGGTTCAAACAATTTTAATTTTTCAAAATATTCTTTTGCCCTTGAATTAGCTATCATATGGTATTCCTTCGTCTTTAAATCATACTCGTATTTTCCAATTATAATAATACTTTTTTCATCTGGAAACTGTACATAGAACCGTACAATTTCTTTATCCGGTAACGGATTTTTCCCTAAATTTTTAGTATCAATTTTTGTAAAAAAGTTTTTATACTCATCAAATTTTTTATAAAATTCTTTTTTAAACTCATCATTTGTAGTTGTTGGAGTAGCCTTTATAGTAATTCCTATATTAGCATTATAATTCTCATCTTCAATTGTATAATAAGCCATTTTAACATTGTCGCTATCACAAAAAATATCATTCGATCTTTTTTCAGTTTGAATTTTTTTTATAACTCTATCCAAAAAGATATCAGGATTATTCGCAAAATTACAAGTATTACTAAATCCTTGTATTCCCGCCAAGAATAAAAGTGATGATATTATTTTCTTCATTTTATCTACATCCCTTCAAAAATATAATTTTAATATGTTTAATTATACCATAATTTTTTTAATTAATGAAATGTTTTAAAACATTATTTTTCTAACTTTGAAAAGTCATAAAATAAAAAAGTTGCAATTTTAAAAAAATACACTATAATTAACGATATATATTTGAAGGGAGATTGTATTTATGTTTAAAGAATTTAAAGAATTTATATCAAGAGGAAATGTAATGGATCTTGCAGTTGGAGTTATAATTGGAGCTGCTTTTGGAAAAATAGTAACTTCATTAGTTGATGACATAATTATGCCTATTATTGGAATAATTTTAGGGAAAATTGATTTTTCAAATTTAAAATTAGTTATTACGCCTGCTAACGGGTCTACTCCAGAAGCTGCAGTAAAATATGGATTATTTATTCAAAATGTAGTTAATTTCTTTATTATGGCTTTTGTTATCTTTCTTATGGTAAAATTTGTAAATAAATTAAGAAAACCTGCTACGACTGAAAAACCAGCTGAACCTGAACCAACAAAAGAAGAAGTATTATTATCTGAAATCAGGGATATTTTAAAAAACAAATAATAAAAATTATAATTTATGAACGGAATAGAAAAAATTATTCCGTTTAATCTTTTTTTGAATTTAATATTAAAATTATTTAAAAATTTAAATTAAAATATTATGGAGGTTATTATGGATTTTGAAAATAATAAAAATGAACAACATCATTCAAATCATAATATAGAAGAGTTAGACAGAATAAGAAATGAAGTAACAAATAATTCCAGCAATTCAAATTTTAATGAAAATATAAATGGCTCGATTACCTTAACTCTAGATGATCTAACTGTAAAAAATATGAGATTTATGGCAACAGTAATAAAAATTTTATCAGTTTTAGGAGTTATTGTAGGAGCTTTCCAAATATTAATACTATTTCTTGGAATTTTTACTATTATAATTTCAATCAAATTTTTTAAATCAGCAAATGCTTTGGAAGATACACTTATTATGAAGGATGGAGAACAATTAAAAACATACTTCAATGAACAGTCCAAAGCCTTAAAATTATATATTATCTTTATAATAGTTGGTATTATTATAGGTATTCTTTTTTATGGATTTCTTATGGTATGTGTAATAGCTGCTTTAGCCAATGATACAATCTTATAAACAGTTTTATTTAAAATGAGAGTATTAAAATTTTATGTAAATATATATAATTTAATAAATATGAATTTCAAACTATAATTACACAAAAAATTTATACTCTCAATTGTTATTTTAAAATTTATCGAAAAATTAAACACTGGATATTACAACTGTTTTTATCTTCTTAATCTCATCATAACTTGGATCAATTACAACTCCCCATATTAAATTAACGTTTTTATCCTTTACAATATCTGAAATTTTCTCTGTTATTTTTCCAATATCCATAAGTGAAACACTTGTTCCAGTTGTAAAATTTACTAAAACTCTTTTAGCATTTTCCAATTTACCTTCAAACAAGTTATTTTCCATAAGCTGTTCAATTATTTTGTCAACTGCGTTATCTCCCTTTCCTTCCCCAACTCTAATAATCGTATTCTTAGCATTATGAAGAACTGCTTTTACATCTAAAAAATCAATATTCATAAATCCAACTTCCGTCAAAATATTTACAATTCCTTCAATCCCTTCCTTTATAATTAAATTTACCGTATTATAAACAGATTCAAGCGGCTCTTTTCTATCAATATAATTATATAATTTTTCGTTTGGAATAATAATTAGACTATCCGTAAGTTTTTCAATTTTCTTTATTCCTGTATTCGCAATTTTCAGAGTTTCAAATCCCTCCAGATAAAATGGACGAGCAACAATACTAATAGTAAAAATCTTCAATTTTTTTGCAACTTCAAGAATAACAGGCATTATTCCACTCCCAGTAGCTCCACCAATCCCAGAAATCAAAAACAATATATTCGTTCCCAAAAGTAATTTCTGAAATTGATTTTCACATTGAAATGCCACTCTTTCAGCCTTTTCCCTGCTACATTCCTTAACACCAGTATCTAAAAATATTTTTTTCTCTGCGTGACTCGAATCAGAACTTTCACTATTTGTATCAATCGTTATATATTCGACCTTCTTTACACCTGAGGCTATCATAAAATTAACAAAATTTATCCCCATTCCGCCAATTCCGATAACTTTCATATTCATCTTATCTTTCATACCGTTATCCCAATCTTGCAAATACAAATTATATGCAAATCTCCCTTCCATTAAAGATTTTTAACATTAAAATTAAATTTTTATAGTTATATTTTAGCAGATTAGA
This window encodes:
- the mscL gene encoding large-conductance mechanosensitive channel protein MscL, which translates into the protein MFKEFKEFISRGNVMDLAVGVIIGAAFGKIVTSLVDDIIMPIIGIILGKIDFSNLKLVITPANGSTPEAAVKYGLFIQNVVNFFIMAFVIFLMVKFVNKLRKPATTEKPAEPEPTKEEVLLSEIRDILKNK
- a CDS encoding DUF5362 family protein encodes the protein MDFENNKNEQHHSNHNIEELDRIRNEVTNNSSNSNFNENINGSITLTLDDLTVKNMRFMATVIKILSVLGVIVGAFQILILFLGIFTIIISIKFFKSANALEDTLIMKDGEQLKTYFNEQSKALKLYIIFIIVGIIIGILFYGFLMVCVIAALANDTIL
- a CDS encoding cell division protein FtsZ, with the translated sequence MYLQDWDNGMKDKMNMKVIGIGGMGINFVNFMIASGVKKVEYITIDTNSESSDSSHAEKKIFLDTGVKECSREKAERVAFQCENQFQKLLLGTNILFLISGIGGATGSGIMPVILEVAKKLKIFTISIVARPFYLEGFETLKIANTGIKKIEKLTDSLIIIPNEKLYNYIDRKEPLESVYNTVNLIIKEGIEGIVNILTEVGFMNIDFLDVKAVLHNAKNTIIRVGEGKGDNAVDKIIEQLMENNLFEGKLENAKRVLVNFTTGTSVSLMDIGKITEKISDIVKDKNVNLIWGVVIDPSYDEIKKIKTVVISSV